A region of Streptomyces cinnamoneus DNA encodes the following proteins:
- a CDS encoding HlyD family efflux transporter periplasmic adaptor subunit, which translates to MQFRQKALSKLQSPEELDLPLRFARPQGRLVLAVTVLVMAAAGFWAFTGSVSSKLTAPGILIHAEGGYLLQSPYAGQVTAVFAKEGQLLPPGAPLLQVSTDRGDRAVRVVAGGRVTTLAARTGSVLTTGADVATVERVKNPGDPLVAMLYVPAGNSGAIPVGAPVDLDVQSVARERSGVLRGRVKAVGRAPQTQAQISGFLGDSRLAARFAGQKDPVAVLVELETSATTRSGYRWSSADGPPYALDSTTPVTAAVRLSAQHPVDWLLS; encoded by the coding sequence GTGCAGTTCCGCCAAAAGGCGCTTTCCAAGCTGCAATCGCCTGAAGAACTCGATCTGCCCCTACGCTTCGCGCGCCCGCAAGGCCGGCTCGTCCTGGCCGTCACGGTCCTCGTCATGGCCGCCGCGGGCTTCTGGGCGTTCACCGGATCCGTCTCCTCCAAGCTGACCGCGCCCGGCATCCTCATCCACGCCGAGGGCGGCTACCTGCTGCAGAGCCCCTACGCGGGACAGGTCACCGCCGTCTTCGCCAAGGAGGGCCAGCTGCTGCCCCCCGGCGCACCCCTCCTCCAGGTCAGCACCGACCGGGGCGACCGGGCCGTGCGCGTGGTGGCCGGCGGACGCGTGACGACCCTGGCCGCCAGGACGGGCTCGGTCCTCACCACCGGCGCCGACGTGGCCACCGTGGAACGCGTGAAGAACCCCGGCGACCCGCTGGTGGCCATGCTGTACGTGCCCGCCGGGAACAGCGGCGCGATCCCCGTGGGCGCCCCGGTCGACCTGGACGTCCAGTCCGTCGCCCGCGAGCGGTCCGGTGTCCTGCGCGGCCGCGTCAAGGCGGTCGGCCGCGCTCCCCAGACCCAGGCGCAGATCAGCGGCTTCCTCGGCGACAGCCGGCTCGCCGCGCGGTTCGCCGGACAGAAGGACCCCGTCGCGGTGCTCGTCGAGCTGGAGACCTCCGCCACCACCCGGTCCGGCTACCGGTGGTCCTCCGCGGACGGCCCCCCGTACGCCCTCGACTCCACGACGCCCGTCACCGCGGCCGTCCGCCTCTCCGCGCAGCACCC
- a CDS encoding non-ribosomal peptide synthetase produces MTAPTLLDRFARQVADHPDAVALRHTGTSLTYRELDEWAGRLAARLAAKGTGPGSLVALAADRGPAAVAGVLAVLKTGAAYLGLDPATPVRRQRRMIEEAGPHVVLAEPGLDRFPTLDVPRVRLVPLTEGPLHPGPAREPDEDDLFHIVYTSGTTGNPKGVRISRRSVRNRLEWMWRDHPFTEGAVLAVQKSVALVASPWELLGGLLQGVPSVVLGSDEVLDPALFAAAVAREAITHLYVTPQLLAGLLEESAALAGGHQPVLVTSGADALPVSVVRRFREVWPAATLLNLYGMTETASNVGAYDTAALPDDAERVPVGRAVAGAVLSVRDRLGRRLPAGAPGEVWVSGPPLALGYLGGDDGDRFTTDASGTRHYRTGDRGRLLPDGALEITGRTDNQVKVRGYRVELEEVESTLRKAPGVTDAGAYADREEGETRIVACVTAGEELDVPALRAHLRDRLPDYMLPARVEQVPRLPLGTNGKLDRAALRDVVASTRARRGSDFAPADATEAAVAALWRELLGAPPATADENFFDAGGHSLLAVRLAGRLEATAGRRVPLRRILGAPTVRGIAAVCHEVRKEARG; encoded by the coding sequence ATGACCGCACCCACCCTCCTGGACCGCTTCGCCCGGCAGGTGGCGGACCACCCCGACGCCGTCGCCCTGCGCCACACCGGCACCTCCCTCACCTACCGCGAACTGGACGAGTGGGCCGGGCGGCTGGCCGCCCGGCTCGCGGCCAAGGGCACCGGACCCGGCTCCCTCGTCGCCCTGGCGGCCGACCGCGGACCCGCCGCTGTCGCCGGAGTGCTCGCCGTCCTCAAGACCGGCGCCGCCTACCTGGGACTGGACCCGGCGACCCCCGTGCGGCGCCAGCGGCGCATGATCGAGGAGGCCGGGCCGCACGTCGTCCTGGCCGAACCGGGTCTCGACCGGTTCCCCACCCTCGACGTGCCCCGCGTCCGCCTCGTCCCCCTCACCGAGGGACCGCTACACCCCGGCCCCGCCCGGGAGCCGGACGAGGACGACCTCTTCCACATCGTCTACACCTCCGGAACCACCGGAAACCCCAAGGGCGTGCGGATCAGCCGCCGTTCGGTCCGCAACCGGCTGGAGTGGATGTGGCGGGACCACCCCTTCACCGAGGGCGCGGTCCTGGCCGTCCAGAAGTCCGTGGCCTTGGTCGCCTCCCCCTGGGAGCTGCTGGGCGGCCTGCTCCAGGGCGTCCCCTCGGTGGTCCTCGGCAGCGACGAGGTGCTCGACCCGGCGCTGTTCGCCGCCGCCGTCGCCCGGGAGGCGATCACCCACCTGTACGTGACGCCCCAGCTGCTCGCCGGACTGTTGGAGGAGAGCGCCGCCCTCGCCGGCGGCCACCAGCCGGTGCTGGTCACCAGCGGGGCCGACGCCCTGCCCGTGTCCGTCGTCCGCCGCTTCCGCGAGGTCTGGCCGGCGGCCACGCTGCTGAACCTGTACGGCATGACCGAGACCGCCTCCAACGTCGGCGCCTACGACACGGCCGCGCTGCCGGACGACGCCGAACGCGTCCCCGTCGGACGGGCGGTGGCCGGCGCGGTGCTGTCCGTACGCGACCGGCTCGGCCGGCGCCTGCCCGCCGGCGCGCCGGGCGAGGTGTGGGTCAGCGGACCTCCCCTCGCCCTGGGCTACCTGGGCGGCGACGACGGGGACCGGTTCACCACGGACGCCTCCGGGACCCGCCACTACCGCACCGGCGACCGCGGCCGCCTCCTGCCGGACGGCGCCCTGGAGATCACCGGACGCACCGACAACCAGGTCAAGGTCCGCGGCTACCGGGTGGAACTGGAAGAGGTCGAGTCCACCCTGCGCAAGGCGCCGGGCGTCACCGACGCCGGGGCGTACGCCGACCGGGAGGAGGGCGAGACACGCATCGTGGCCTGCGTGACGGCCGGCGAGGAGCTCGACGTCCCCGCCCTGCGGGCCCACCTGCGCGACCGGCTGCCCGACTACATGCTGCCCGCCCGCGTCGAGCAGGTGCCCCGCCTGCCGCTCGGCACCAACGGCAAGCTCGACCGCGCGGCCCTGCGCGACGTCGTGGCGAGCACCCGGGCCCGACGGGGGAGCGACTTCGCGCCCGCCGACGCCACCGAGGCGGCCGTCGCCGCCCTGTGGCGGGAACTCCTCGGCGCGCCGCCCGCCACCGCGGACGAGAACTTCTTCGACGCCGGCGGCCATTCGCTCCTCGCCGTACGGCTCGCGGGCCGGCTGGAGGCGACCGCCGGCCGGCGCGTCCCGCTGCGCCGGATCCTGGGCGCCCCCACCGTCCGGGGCATCGCCGCCGTGTGCCACGAGGTCCGGAAGGAGGCGCGCGGATGA
- a CDS encoding M20/M25/M40 family metallo-hydrolase: MSTPWLRIHDDAQDGTLVVCFPPTGAHGASFAGWRAALPAGTALALVAPPGRGSRMDEEPVTGMAAYADAVAAGLRTAARGRRLVLVGVSLGALLAYETCRRLLDADVPVARLCVVAGQTPGDFHGDGGELTADDARAFVLRTGLTDPELLADPDFEDVLLPPVLADLRLSGGYDGRHAPALPVRLRAVWATDDEHVPRRAVEKWAAWTTLDCVVTAVEGGHYVHQEAPGAVVAACLDEHVPTAGGPSRRTLLGAGVTAVAGAVLTPGTATAARGRAAAPAPHPFEGDPTDPLALAVAMIRQNTSNPGDGAVTRPHALLLQGVFEAAGVATEIVPTPKQDNVHFLARVPAARPGGKKPLLLLGHSDVVPATGDTWTVEPFAGLVKDGMLYGRGALDMKGVTAAFVAALLRHVKEGTRFDRDVVLWSDCDEEQGPHGVRWFLSEHPDKVDPGVVLTEGGWVLGQRDGKTPMIAALTCNDKRSLLLRLETASYATHTSKPFTGQAVTRLGQALERLGGWRAHIRPNALSRQYFTELARATADPALAAAVRAMLDARTEAVRDRAGDEVVRLSDTPELHNAMLRTTAAFTATSAGYYPSIVPGTATAEFRVAFLPGGDDPGRTVAELRLLAGDGATLRVVGNPGETEEQAIDRLRGYLSVPDSTADTDVFRAWQEAVRQTHPGIRASACQFEAVTSAVPFRERGVPVYGIYPFTVTRDMLRRMHGTDEHIDVAALRQGTETVYQLLGRLRAAP; this comes from the coding sequence ATGAGCACGCCATGGCTGAGAATCCACGACGACGCGCAGGACGGGACCCTTGTGGTCTGCTTCCCCCCGACCGGCGCCCACGGCGCCAGCTTCGCGGGCTGGCGCGCCGCGCTCCCCGCCGGGACGGCCCTCGCCCTCGTCGCGCCGCCGGGCCGCGGGAGCCGGATGGACGAGGAGCCGGTCACCGGCATGGCCGCGTACGCCGACGCCGTGGCGGCCGGCCTGCGCACGGCCGCGCGGGGACGGCGGCTGGTGCTCGTCGGCGTCAGCCTGGGGGCGCTGCTGGCCTACGAGACCTGCCGCCGCCTGCTGGACGCCGACGTGCCCGTGGCACGGCTGTGCGTGGTGGCCGGGCAGACACCCGGCGACTTCCACGGCGACGGCGGCGAGCTGACGGCCGACGACGCCCGCGCCTTCGTCCTGCGCACCGGGCTGACCGACCCGGAGCTGCTGGCCGACCCCGACTTCGAGGACGTCCTGCTGCCCCCGGTCCTCGCCGACCTGCGCCTGTCCGGCGGCTACGACGGCCGGCACGCGCCCGCGCTGCCCGTGCGGCTGCGGGCGGTGTGGGCCACCGACGACGAGCACGTCCCGCGCCGGGCCGTGGAGAAGTGGGCCGCCTGGACCACCCTCGACTGCGTCGTGACCGCCGTCGAGGGCGGTCACTACGTCCACCAGGAGGCGCCCGGGGCGGTCGTCGCCGCCTGCCTGGACGAGCACGTCCCCACGGCCGGCGGCCCCTCCCGCCGGACGCTCCTGGGCGCGGGCGTCACGGCGGTCGCGGGCGCCGTGCTGACGCCGGGCACCGCCACGGCGGCCCGGGGCCGGGCGGCTGCCCCCGCCCCCCACCCCTTCGAGGGCGACCCCACCGATCCCCTCGCGCTCGCCGTCGCCATGATCCGGCAGAACACGAGCAACCCCGGCGACGGCGCGGTCACCCGCCCCCACGCCCTCCTGCTCCAGGGCGTCTTCGAGGCGGCCGGGGTGGCCACCGAGATCGTGCCCACCCCGAAGCAGGACAACGTCCACTTCCTCGCCCGCGTCCCCGCCGCCCGCCCCGGAGGGAAGAAGCCCCTGCTGCTCCTGGGGCACAGCGACGTCGTCCCGGCCACCGGCGACACCTGGACTGTCGAGCCCTTCGCCGGGCTCGTCAAGGACGGCATGCTCTACGGCCGGGGCGCCCTCGACATGAAGGGCGTCACCGCCGCCTTCGTCGCGGCCCTGCTGCGCCACGTGAAGGAAGGGACGCGCTTCGACCGGGACGTCGTCCTGTGGTCCGACTGCGACGAGGAGCAGGGCCCCCACGGGGTCCGCTGGTTCCTCTCCGAGCACCCGGACAAGGTCGACCCGGGCGTGGTCCTCACCGAGGGCGGCTGGGTGCTGGGCCAGCGCGACGGGAAGACCCCGATGATCGCCGCGCTCACCTGCAACGACAAACGCTCCCTGCTGCTGCGGCTGGAGACCGCCTCCTACGCCACCCACACCTCCAAGCCCTTCACCGGCCAGGCGGTCACCCGCCTCGGCCAGGCGCTGGAGCGGCTGGGCGGCTGGCGCGCCCACATCCGCCCCAACGCCCTCTCGCGCCAGTACTTCACCGAACTCGCCCGCGCCACCGCCGACCCGGCCCTGGCCGCGGCCGTCCGCGCCATGCTCGACGCCCGCACCGAGGCCGTCCGCGACCGGGCCGGCGACGAGGTGGTGCGCCTGAGCGACACCCCCGAGCTCCACAACGCCATGCTGCGCACCACCGCCGCCTTCACCGCCACCAGCGCCGGCTACTACCCGAGCATCGTCCCCGGCACCGCCACCGCCGAGTTCCGCGTGGCGTTCCTGCCCGGCGGCGACGACCCCGGCCGCACGGTCGCCGAGCTGCGCCTGCTCGCCGGGGACGGTGCCACCCTGCGCGTGGTGGGCAACCCGGGCGAGACGGAGGAGCAGGCGATCGACCGGCTGCGCGGCTATCTGTCCGTACCCGACTCGACCGCCGACACGGACGTCTTCCGCGCCTGGCAGGAAGCCGTCCGGCAGACCCACCCGGGGATCCGTGCCTCCGCCTGCCAGTTCGAGGCGGTCACCAGCGCGGTGCCGTTCCGCGAGCGGGGTGTCCCCGTCTACGGCATCTATCCCTTCACGGTCACCCGGGACATGCTCCGGCGCATGCACGGCACCGACGAGCACATCGACGTGGCCGCCCTGCGGCAGGGCACGGAGACGGTGTACCAGCTGCTGGGGAGGCTGCGGGCGGCCCCGTGA